One Nymphaea colorata isolate Beijing-Zhang1983 chromosome 12, ASM883128v2, whole genome shotgun sequence genomic window, TTCGATGCCACAGTCGTGTTCGAAACAGATGACCTTGCTGCCTTATTGTCAGGACCTGCTTTCCCTTGTTCTGAGCGTTATGCCAACATTTTGACTTCATATGACCtcttttattgcaataaaaacaagtaggtgATATAACTCATCCTTGCCTGTGAGTTTCAAACTCTTGAACGATTTCCTGCAAAGCATGGATCCCAGTGACCAACACATTGTGACTGCCAGAATGAACTAATTCATGTTGCTGTACACGACTCGCTTCATGatgaatcaattttgctttcaggtcttcaaaagagggaaggGCAGACAATACATCTAAAGCAGTgtagaaaacatcaaattctgaCCCCAATCCACTCAAAGCGTGctgtaccttgtccttgtcactgacTGGATATGCTATGATGGCAAGTTGATCGCTGACATTTTTGATCTCATGTATATATTCCAAGACTAAACTTGTGCttcgcttgatatcctgaaatcgcctcttgagttgtagaaatcttgcttctgatacttgagaatacgtggtagcaagtacattccacaactcaagtgttgaaagatcatcatcaacacccgCCAAAACTTCCTCTGATAGTGTGGAGGTGATATAAGCAACgagagattgatcatgagccacccacatctcatattcaggattgattTTGGCAACGGTCTCTTGAACTTGCCCTGTagcattcttcacctctcgcataatccattcaggtggcgaaggtgtggtgccattgagatgtccatagagacAGTGGTGACTTTTGATGAACGAGACTATTTGATGTTTCTATGTCAAATAATTGgtatgatttagcttttgtAAGATGAGTTGGGAGAGGAAATTGGACGGCAAGATGCTGGAATTACGGTGGGGATCCATAGATGCAATAATCAGAAAATAAGgggaaaatagaaattttgagattagggttaggtggcCGACGGTAGGGCAGATTAGGATTAGGGCAGACAGTAGGATTAAGGCATATTAGGGCAGACGgtaggattagggcagacgGTAAAATCTTGGGGAttaggattagggcagaaatcttggggattagggttagggcagaaattttggggaggattagggcagaaattttgGGGAGGATTAgggcaaaaaagaaacaaagtttagggcagaaattagagattcttaTCAGACATTCTCAGTAGCaaaaccttgctctgataccatgtaagattttgatatctaatatcAAACGACTggatgaagttagatgcaagaggaggaagagagaagggggctgcacgtccaagcaagagagagatgaaagagagcagcaacaaatgacatctgcctcttgttatcattatatactaatcacgatttagggtacatcataaaatacacaaaataacgttaagatttacaagtatgccaccgcccatgatgtgttgggtgtgtggatcaaatgggacGGGTttgggtgacccgatccatattgTACAAACTTAACATATGGAAGCTGGAGAGCCACAAACTATATTTGGAAAATCTGTGATATCATCTGACTATATgatattatttaattttatgGCTGAACCTACTGGGTTTTGACTTAAATACGGAGGGTCGATGGTTGGCATTATGTTTGAAGCCTCGAAGGTAATTGCAAGTCATGGTCATGAGTGGGTACCCAACTTAAAGTTTTACTTTTGGAACTTTGTCCAAGGCTTCATGTTATGTCTTATTCAATGCCAGTTGATGTAATAGTTGGCCAATGTATAGTTGTTTGTGTCATACACAGTTCACACACAGTCATGCACACACATACTCCAGCTGTATGTTTTGCATATTTACAACTTTTGTGATCGACTTAGATTCGAATCTGTTTGCTTCAAAGTTGAACTTATATCTCCTATGCTTAAACTTAAATCTCCTATACTTAACATGCCTACAGCATGAGATCAATTAGATTGAATGTGTCATGTCGCTCATGATCTGGCATAGTTGCTTATGAGTATATATTGATGCACTTGCAGGACTTCTGTGGATGACATTGTGAAGCTTAGACTGATCACAGCCATTAAGACACCATATTTGCCTGATGGGAGATTTGACTTAGAAGCTTATGACTCTTTAATGAACATGCAGATAGCAAATGGCACCGAGGGTGTTATAGTTGGGGGAACAACAGGTGAAGGACATCTCATGAGTTGGGATGAACACATTATGTTGATTGCCCATACTGTTAATTGGTTTGGTGGGTCAATCAAAGTGATTGGGAATACTGGTAGCAACTCAACAAAAGAAGCAATCCACGCAACAGAACAGGGCTTTGCTGTTGGAATGCATGCTGCTCTTCACATCAACCCTTACTATGGGAAGACATCTATGCAGGGCCTGGTTTCTCATTTTGAAAGTGTTCTTTCCATGGGGCCAACCATCATCTACAATGTGCCTTCAAGGACCGGTCAAGATATTCCTCCTGATGTGATCAATGTGCTTGCAAAGCAAGATAACATGGCAGGAGTTAAAGAGTGTGTGGGCAACAATCGCATTAAGCAGTACACAGACAAGGGCATGTGCATTTGGAGTGGTAATGATGACGAGTGCCACGACGCAAGGTGGGAATTCGGTGCTACTGGAGTTATTTCAGTTACCAGCAATCTGGTGCCTGCTCTGATCCATGCGCTCATGTTCCAGGGAAAGAATGAAGATCTCAAAAAGAAGCTTTTACCATTGATGAAGTGGCTATTCAGTGAGCCCAACCCAATTGCCCTTAATACCGCTCTTGCACAGTTGGGTGTGATTAGGCCTGTTTTTAGGCTACCTTACGTACCCCTTCCTCTGTCTAAAAGGTTAGAATTTGTCAATATAGTCCAGGATCTTGGAAGAGAGAATTTCATAGGGGAGAGAGATGTTCAGCTTCTTGATGATGAAGATTTTATTTTGGTTGGTAGATACTGATCATTGTGGATTGGATGAGGCTAATGTTATATGGTCTTTGCTGAGTCTTGTGTATGTGAGCATAACCAGATACAGAAgaatttttcagttttcctttcTATGCTATGCTGTTATTATGTAGTCTCTGTCTTGTCATTTGTGAAAAGTTAGTAAATCTTACCGTTTGGTTACAAATTGGATTTGTAACGCGGTACGTGGTTCGATTCCCACTACATGTTGCCTGTACGGCCAGGTTCATCTATTTTTCTCATCACCTTTATCATTCTGGCCAATGTTTTGACCTATCTCGCTAAGGCATGCAGGATATTTCATGTGGTGCGTAGGAGCTATTTACTTGGTTATGtcctcttttgttttatttccaGTCATGCTTATTGCGCAGGAAAACCACATGTGGATAGTGGAGGTTATTGAATGCGTAGGATTTGTAGAAGTTTTAACGAgtatttagtttttttaactATATTTTTCTGGCTGTTAAGAAATGATGGACTGGGAGTTTAAATTGTAGATGGCACTGGAGATGAGGGTGGCGATAACTCATTTTTCGATACCTGCTGAGAAAAATCTGCGCGAGTCTCTGGTTTCCTATACACTCTTGTCTTTGTTCTGGCTTCAGAATCCCAATAGCAGCCTGCTTTGCTCTCTTGACACAAAATAGATCCTGAGAGCACCATCCCGTAGGGGTAGGGGTGGGCATGGGCCCGGAGCCTTGCCTGGGCTCATTGGGCTTGGGCCCGAGCCCGGCCTGATTCAGCCCAGGCTTGGTTTTAATTAatataaagttaaaaatattatatatataatgaatataatagaaaaattttaaaaatatatatcgaGCCTGAGCCCGAGCCCCGTTGAACCTGGCCCGGGTCCGGCCCGGGCCCGATTTCTTCTTCAGGGGCCTGGGCTGGGACCCGAAAGCACGACCGGCCCCTGGCCTGACACTCACCCTTAGAGGCTGCCAGCAGTGGATAACCCTTTGGTTTGAGCCCTTGGTGTGCCAAGCTTCACCTCACCTGATCAGGCTGGTTTTACGGAACTCTGCCTAGTTGGAAACTGGACTGCTAGCAGTTAAGATTCACTGCATTAGACCCAATTCATTAGTAGAATTAGAATCTGTTCAGTAATTCAATTCAAATATGAccatataaaatttttcatcacATCCAGCAGGTTACTTAATCTAATATGTACAtaagttgatttttttgaaagatttaATGTCAGTTGTGAGTCTGACAAATTTAATTAGGTAATTTCAAGTAAATTGGGATCATAGCTACATCAATCTAAATTAGTTTATTATTAACCCTAAATTTTTCACTTGACCAAATTATCATTTAACTCCCTCACCTTAACAATGTTTTCTACTGTTTTGAACTGATTTCAGACATCGTGGCCTTTAATCTGGAGCTGATTTAATCTATCTCATTTACATACACCTAGGGTCTAAGAACTCTAGATTGCCCATATTGATACATGACCCTTTTGACCCTGAGCTTCGGAAAGCCTTCAAAACCCTGAGAACTATCCGAAACAAGTCCAATTATGATACTTCCAAGCTCTGCAAACCTCTGCAAGCAGTTTAAGTTAGCTCACTAGCTACTTAGCTCACTCCAACCAGCTCGAAGTCAAATCGTCGAACCAAGTAAttgccattttttttatccaaGTTGACACCCTCAGCTTAGCCGAAGCTTAGGATTGACTAGCCTCAATAAATTTAGCTCAACCATATCTCATCCCAAGTTACAAGCTCAAAATGCCAATTCCTCTCTTGCTTAAGCAAAATCTGAACTCAATCCAGATCAACCCAGCTATGCTAGCCCAAATCGAGCTATGAaaagatgcatcatcaatagATCTAACTTTCTTCAAGTTCATATCCAGTTCATTCCCTCCAGAATCAGTTAAACTAAGTTCCAATTGGCTTACAAAATAGATATCCAGTCTGAACTAAATGAACTCCACTAAAATGGAGCGGACTCAGTTCAAGCTAGAGATACATCAAGCATGCTTCCACTTTCTTTTAGAGGGACCTAAGTTCATATGCTTCAGAGCCAGTTCATTTGCAGTATGAACTACTTTGTTTAATACATCAATTTCACTTATTTTCGAACTAATTaaactcaaatttttgagaattaaACTGATTTTTCTATAAATTCGTATTCATATTTAATTTGAACCTATGATTCCAATGTTAAACCATGTAGGTCTCATATTTGATCGATCTTTCCAATTTTGACTCTCACACAAAAGCTTTCAGTAGGG contains:
- the LOC116266058 gene encoding 4-hydroxy-tetrahydrodipicolinate synthase, chloroplastic-like codes for the protein MMNMTSGMCCKNHLIHVCHGDMQKMPFGSVPPLLGVVDFSAISGSIRSNQRWRSTKTAVAADLHLPMRSLEVKNRTSVDDIVKLRLITAIKTPYLPDGRFDLEAYDSLMNMQIANGTEGVIVGGTTGEGHLMSWDEHIMLIAHTVNWFGGSIKVIGNTGSNSTKEAIHATEQGFAVGMHAALHINPYYGKTSMQGLVSHFESVLSMGPTIIYNVPSRTGQDIPPDVINVLAKQDNMAGVKECVGNNRIKQYTDKGMCIWSGNDDECHDARWEFGATGVISVTSNLVPALIHALMFQGKNEDLKKKLLPLMKWLFSEPNPIALNTALAQLGVIRPVFRLPYVPLPLSKRLEFVNIVQDLGRENFIGERDVQLLDDEDFILVGRY